A single window of Pontibacillus chungwhensis DNA harbors:
- the lepB gene encoding signal peptidase I encodes MTMKNAWRWFRTIVFAIALALVFRSFLFASYVVEGESMQPTLYDGNLLMVNKVVYDLQDVGHSDVIVFHANEKEDYVKRVIGLPGDTIRYEDDTLYLNGEKVDEPYLDPFRVNDGKPLTKSFSLEEIENGAKKVPEGHIFVMGDNRRESLDSRYFGFVPIDTIVGKVDVRYWPISKLALRF; translated from the coding sequence ATGACTATGAAAAATGCCTGGAGATGGTTTCGGACCATTGTATTCGCTATCGCCCTTGCCCTGGTATTTCGTTCGTTTTTGTTTGCAAGCTACGTGGTTGAAGGGGAATCGATGCAACCCACGCTTTATGATGGTAATCTATTAATGGTGAATAAAGTCGTTTATGATCTGCAGGACGTCGGTCATTCGGATGTGATTGTGTTTCATGCGAATGAGAAAGAAGACTATGTCAAGCGAGTCATTGGCTTACCTGGAGATACGATTCGGTATGAAGATGATACATTGTATTTGAATGGTGAAAAGGTAGACGAGCCATACTTAGATCCTTTTCGGGTTAATGATGGAAAGCCGTTAACGAAATCATTTAGCCTTGAGGAGATTGAAAATGGTGCTAAAAAGGTACCGGAAGGACATATTTTCGTCATGGGAGATAACCGAAGGGAGAGCTTAGACAGTCGGTACTTCGGGTTTGTTCCTATTGATACGATTGTAGGGAAAGTGGATGTTCGCTATTGGCCGATTAGCAAACTAGCCCTACGTTTCTAA